From the Candidatus Delongbacteria bacterium genome, one window contains:
- a CDS encoding flagellar hook-length control protein FliK: protein MIQFRAQAPPAVLADQVRARAAWREARLREQAGERATPAAQPARETADRSASQAEHRPEAGTTPDPAPAPSNPGHAAPLATAERSAAQESATRPTPEPSAAPVSHATPPADASAGPSPAPVALPPVPPPAIESRPAATATATVAGRLAAARNSTVLTEARAGWNALLEQLQGRVDQLRLSDGGQARLSLEPAELGHLDLLLERAEGGWRLEIRAGSADTARQLQNQAQELHDRLLAAGVRLDELRLQSPGAGVGTEPPGPLPALSEDVPATATDPDSSGKRRAPDEAEGEAAGERKSPSGPPGEEFASRLESLLRRGGAGGAR from the coding sequence GTGATCCAGTTCCGCGCGCAGGCTCCGCCCGCCGTCCTGGCGGACCAGGTCCGCGCCCGGGCCGCGTGGCGCGAGGCCCGCTTGCGCGAACAGGCCGGCGAGCGGGCCACCCCGGCAGCCCAGCCGGCGCGTGAGACAGCCGATCGCTCTGCCAGCCAGGCCGAGCACCGGCCGGAGGCGGGCACCACGCCGGATCCCGCCCCGGCGCCGTCGAACCCGGGCCACGCTGCGCCCCTTGCCACCGCGGAGCGCTCAGCGGCCCAGGAGAGCGCCACCCGGCCGACGCCCGAACCGTCCGCAGCGCCCGTGTCACACGCGACTCCGCCGGCCGACGCGAGCGCGGGCCCGTCTCCAGCACCCGTGGCGCTGCCGCCGGTTCCGCCGCCGGCCATCGAATCCCGACCCGCCGCGACCGCGACCGCAACCGTGGCCGGCCGCCTGGCCGCCGCCCGGAACAGCACCGTCCTCACGGAGGCCCGCGCGGGCTGGAATGCCCTGTTGGAGCAGCTCCAGGGCCGGGTGGACCAGCTCCGGCTGAGCGATGGCGGCCAGGCCCGCCTGAGCCTTGAACCCGCCGAACTGGGGCATCTGGACCTCCTGCTGGAGCGCGCGGAGGGGGGCTGGCGACTGGAGATCCGCGCCGGCAGCGCCGACACGGCCCGACAATTGCAGAATCAGGCGCAGGAGTTGCACGACCGGCTCCTGGCGGCGGGCGTGCGGCTGGACGAGCTGCGCCTGCAGTCGCCGGGCGCCGGCGTTGGCACGGAGCCGCCCGGCCCGCTCCCGGCTTTGTCCGAGGACGTTCCGGCCACGGCCACGGATCCGGACTCGTCCGGCAAGCGGCGCGCGCCCGACGAGGCGGAGGGCGAGGCGGCCGGGGAACGAAAATCCCCATCGGGTCCGCCCGGGGAAGAATTTGCCAGCCGCCTGGAGAGCCTGTTGCGGCGCGGCGGCGCGGGAGGAGCGAGATGA
- a CDS encoding flagellar hook capping FlgD N-terminal domain-containing protein, producing the protein MSTVTGVGSSSYLGSQVASASSMGKSEFLNLLVTQLSNQDPLNPMDNQQFAAQLAQFSSLELMTNMQGTLEDNLTASQSVATALQGGMAADLVGSTVTALDDRVVLADGAATLRWETESTPASLEIEILDSTGAVVRRQTLSAPEESSWNWDGSDGAGEELADGTYTIRLSATDSAGEDLTVRPLWSGRVDSVRFREGVPYLVSRGEEFTLGQVSEVSADEEDGSPAQDARNDWNW; encoded by the coding sequence ATGAGCACGGTCACGGGAGTGGGGTCGAGCAGCTATCTGGGCAGCCAGGTGGCCTCCGCCTCGAGCATGGGCAAGAGCGAGTTCCTCAATCTGCTGGTCACCCAGCTCTCCAACCAGGATCCGCTCAATCCCATGGACAACCAGCAGTTCGCCGCGCAACTGGCCCAGTTCAGCAGCCTAGAGTTGATGACCAACATGCAGGGCACGCTGGAAGACAACCTGACGGCCAGCCAGTCCGTGGCCACGGCCCTCCAGGGCGGGATGGCGGCGGATCTGGTGGGCAGCACGGTGACGGCCCTGGACGACCGCGTGGTGCTGGCGGACGGCGCGGCCACCCTGCGCTGGGAGACGGAGTCCACTCCCGCCAGCCTGGAGATCGAGATCCTCGATTCCACGGGCGCCGTGGTCCGGCGCCAGACCCTGAGTGCGCCGGAGGAGTCGTCCTGGAACTGGGACGGCAGCGACGGCGCGGGCGAGGAGTTGGCGGACGGGACCTACACGATCCGCCTGAGCGCCACGGACAGCGCGGGCGAGGACCTGACCGTGCGGCCGCTCTGGAGCGGCCGGGTGGACTCTGTGCGCTTCCGCGAGGGCGTGCCCTACCTGGTGAGCCGGGGGGAGGAGTTCACCCTGGGCCAGGTGAGTGAGGTGAGCGCGGACGAGGAGGACGGCTCCCCGGCGCAGGACGCGAGAAACGACTGGAATTGGTGA
- a CDS encoding flagellar hook-basal body complex protein, which yields MNRSLYTGISGLLGHQQKLDVVGNNIANASTVGFKRSRVNFQDAFSQTLRYASEPTGTAAGKVPMQVGLGTKVASIDRIYEQGNLELTGNTTDLAIYGDGFFAVQDASGTYYTRNGAFQINPLGALVTADGQSVLGLNADAGGNLPAVTDMGAVVLPLTEASPAQATSEVVFSQNLNAEMTESDASLVSLGNSAGVTGVSGRAVNGLGGTWNVTVTGAAATQSRFTGTNASQPGALTGSMTLGSLGVDTFGSLSLTVDGGTPVEVTGFDAETTLSEFMALVESRVGGVDLSLENGELVLSRTRFGVGTGNNVALSETNGNALAQLFGAASITADNGTDSTLAASGVFTTTRGVVLEQVPIALGEVNPLDGQVTDVLDLGGGGVTVLAAGGLQAGTFQVATEDTVHETSIVVYDSLGASHTMSVSFTRGEEANMWYWEATVPPPAGTISGNTGVVRFSEQDGSLGSFTYDNGAAALSFDPGNGALVQIGLDAGTVGALDGLTQTAYTTTSLAMSQNGRAMGELESVDFLDDGRIQGVYSNGDTRTLAQVLVAEFTNTAGLSAAGGSNFVETGASGTPRLGLAGSELASVIKSGYLEMSNTDLSKELTEMILAQRGFQAAARVISTSDTILGEVIQLKR from the coding sequence ATGAATCGCAGTTTGTACACCGGAATTTCGGGCCTGCTCGGCCACCAGCAGAAGCTGGACGTGGTGGGCAACAACATCGCCAACGCCAGCACGGTGGGCTTCAAGCGCAGCCGCGTGAACTTCCAAGACGCCTTCAGCCAGACCCTGCGCTACGCCTCCGAGCCCACCGGCACGGCCGCGGGCAAGGTTCCCATGCAGGTGGGGCTGGGCACCAAGGTGGCCAGCATCGACCGCATCTACGAGCAGGGCAACCTGGAGCTGACGGGCAACACCACCGACCTGGCCATCTACGGCGACGGCTTCTTCGCCGTCCAGGACGCCTCGGGCACCTACTACACGCGCAACGGCGCCTTCCAGATCAACCCGCTGGGCGCGCTGGTCACGGCGGACGGCCAGTCGGTGCTGGGCCTGAACGCCGACGCCGGCGGCAACCTGCCCGCCGTGACGGACATGGGCGCCGTGGTGCTGCCCCTGACCGAGGCCTCGCCGGCCCAGGCCACCAGCGAGGTGGTCTTCTCCCAGAACCTCAACGCCGAGATGACCGAGAGCGACGCCAGCCTGGTCAGCCTGGGCAATTCGGCGGGCGTGACCGGCGTCTCCGGCCGCGCGGTCAACGGCCTGGGCGGCACCTGGAACGTCACCGTGACCGGCGCCGCGGCCACCCAGAGCCGCTTCACGGGGACCAACGCCAGCCAGCCCGGCGCGCTGACGGGCAGCATGACCCTGGGTTCGCTGGGCGTGGACACCTTCGGCTCGCTGAGTCTCACGGTGGACGGCGGCACGCCTGTGGAGGTGACGGGCTTCGACGCCGAGACCACCTTGTCGGAGTTCATGGCCCTGGTGGAGTCGCGAGTGGGCGGCGTGGACCTGAGCCTCGAGAACGGCGAACTCGTGCTCTCGCGCACGCGCTTCGGCGTGGGCACCGGCAACAACGTGGCCCTGAGCGAGACGAACGGCAACGCACTGGCCCAGTTGTTCGGCGCGGCCTCCATCACCGCCGACAACGGGACGGACTCCACCCTGGCGGCCTCGGGCGTGTTCACCACCACCCGCGGCGTGGTGCTGGAGCAGGTGCCCATCGCCCTGGGCGAAGTCAACCCGCTGGACGGCCAGGTGACGGACGTGCTGGACCTGGGCGGCGGCGGGGTCACCGTGCTGGCGGCGGGCGGCCTGCAGGCCGGCACCTTCCAGGTGGCCACCGAGGACACCGTGCACGAGACCAGCATCGTGGTCTACGACAGCCTGGGCGCCAGCCACACCATGAGCGTGTCCTTCACGCGCGGCGAGGAAGCCAACATGTGGTACTGGGAGGCGACAGTCCCCCCGCCCGCCGGCACCATCTCAGGCAATACGGGCGTGGTGCGCTTCTCCGAGCAGGACGGCAGCCTGGGTTCCTTCACCTACGACAACGGCGCCGCCGCACTCAGTTTTGATCCGGGCAACGGTGCCCTGGTGCAGATCGGCCTGGACGCGGGCACGGTGGGCGCTCTGGACGGGCTGACCCAGACCGCCTACACCACCACCAGCCTGGCCATGAGCCAGAACGGCCGGGCCATGGGCGAGCTGGAGTCCGTCGACTTCCTGGACGACGGGCGGATCCAGGGCGTCTACTCCAACGGCGACACGCGCACGCTGGCCCAGGTGCTGGTGGCCGAGTTCACCAACACGGCGGGCCTGAGCGCGGCGGGGGGTTCCAACTTCGTGGAGACCGGCGCCAGCGGCACGCCCCGGCTGGGCCTGGCCGGCAGCGAACTCGCCAGCGTGATCAAGAGCGGCTACCTGGAGATGTCCAACACCGACCTGAGCAAGGAATTGACCGAGATGATCCTGGCCCAGCGCGGCTTCCAGGCCGCGGCCCGGGTCATCAGCACCAGCGACACCATCCTGGGAGAGGTGATCCAGCTCAAGCGCTGA
- a CDS encoding motility protein A: MDFSTLIGLVVGWGLVVWAIASQPGAGFFVDFASLLIVLGGTAGSIFMNFPLSSVRSMNSTFLKVIFHREPGLNDTIQTLVLIAERARREGILAIEESLNSVEDEFLRDGLRLAVDGTEPEIIKSILEIEMSTLEERHQAGQYLWLQVGTYAPAFGMIGTLIGLIQMLQALDDPSKIGIGMATALVTTFYGSIIANLIALPIAGKLALRSKEELNRKTLIVEGILSIQNGDNPRLVAEKLRTFLPPGGRSIPGRD; encoded by the coding sequence ATGGATTTCTCCACGCTCATCGGCTTGGTTGTCGGCTGGGGCCTGGTGGTCTGGGCCATCGCCTCCCAGCCGGGCGCCGGCTTTTTCGTGGACTTCGCCTCCCTGCTCATCGTGCTGGGCGGCACCGCCGGCTCGATCTTCATGAACTTCCCGCTGTCCAGCGTGCGCAGCATGAACAGCACCTTCCTCAAGGTGATCTTCCACCGCGAGCCCGGCCTGAACGACACCATCCAGACCCTGGTGCTGATCGCCGAGCGCGCCCGCCGGGAGGGCATCCTGGCCATCGAGGAGTCCCTGAATTCGGTGGAGGATGAGTTCCTGCGCGACGGCCTGCGCCTGGCCGTGGACGGCACCGAGCCCGAGATCATCAAGAGCATCCTGGAAATCGAGATGAGCACGCTGGAGGAGCGCCACCAGGCGGGCCAGTACCTCTGGCTGCAGGTGGGCACCTACGCCCCGGCCTTCGGGATGATCGGCACGCTCATCGGCCTGATCCAGATGCTCCAGGCCCTGGACGACCCCTCCAAGATCGGCATCGGCATGGCCACGGCCCTGGTCACCACCTTCTACGGCTCGATCATCGCCAACCTCATCGCCCTGCCCATCGCGGGCAAACTGGCGCTGCGCTCCAAGGAAGAACTGAACCGCAAGACCCTGATCGTCGAGGGGATCCTCTCGATCCAGAACGGAGACAATCCGCGGCTGGTGGCCGAGAAGCTGCGCACCTTCCTGCCGCCGGGCGGTCGCAGCATCCCAGGCCGGGACTGA
- a CDS encoding flagellar motor protein MotB codes for MARKVSKPPESPAAPGWTTTYGDLMSLLLVFFILLVSFSTLEMSQFHKAVGSLKGGEGIFKPGTGENAVEVPEALRATDFDRAVAELGDELAKEKLQEQVRVFWDSQGVRFILQDEVLFPPGDAALNPRYLGVLDAIAGVIRTIQVAELQVEGHTDVTPIRTARFPSNWELSTARSVAVLHYLERLNLVPARKLVAKGFAEFRPMVPNDSPQNMARNRRVEIYLLRQK; via the coding sequence ATGGCCCGCAAGGTCTCCAAGCCCCCCGAGTCCCCCGCGGCGCCGGGCTGGACCACCACCTACGGCGACCTGATGAGCCTGCTGCTGGTTTTCTTCATCCTGCTGGTCAGCTTTTCCACCCTGGAGATGTCCCAGTTCCACAAAGCCGTGGGCAGCCTGAAGGGTGGCGAGGGGATCTTCAAACCGGGCACGGGCGAGAACGCCGTGGAGGTGCCCGAGGCCCTGCGGGCGACGGACTTCGACCGCGCCGTGGCCGAGCTGGGGGACGAGCTGGCCAAGGAGAAGCTGCAGGAGCAGGTGCGCGTCTTCTGGGACAGCCAGGGCGTGCGCTTCATCCTCCAGGACGAGGTGCTCTTTCCGCCGGGGGACGCCGCGCTCAACCCGCGCTATCTGGGCGTGCTGGACGCCATCGCCGGCGTGATCCGCACCATCCAGGTGGCCGAGCTGCAGGTGGAGGGCCACACGGACGTCACGCCCATCCGCACCGCGCGCTTCCCGTCCAACTGGGAACTCTCCACCGCGCGCAGCGTGGCCGTGCTGCACTATCTCGAGCGCCTCAACCTGGTGCCTGCCCGCAAGCTGGTGGCCAAGGGCTTCGCCGAGTTCCGCCCCATGGTGCCCAACGACAGCCCGCAGAACATGGCGCGCAACCGCCGGGTGGAGATCTACCTCTTGCGCCAGAAGTAG
- the fliM gene encoding flagellar motor switch protein FliM, translated as MNKILSQDEINQLLNSYKSQRTTDSTGEDLREIQPYDFKHPERISKDMMRSMRTIHEGLARAMGTHLSSTMRQMVEINLLSMDQVTYAEYTMSLPEMSCLFVLSTEKGGGSVIVELAPQFVLYMVDRLLGGTGDVLTEPREITVIEQNVISRMVNQLVLTLNEAWSMIFPMEFVRESFESNPQFVQIAPASETVAVVFFEIRVKAYTFPMNICIPYFVLEPVLPYLTQGRRLSMERRGDRELQATIAHKILCGQLELKALLGRVDLSLEDFLSLREGDVLTLPNREREELELEVGEKVKFLGRPGRMGQRKGFRITRPVDLMEDPIYNEK; from the coding sequence ATGAACAAGATTCTCTCCCAGGACGAGATCAATCAGCTCCTGAACTCCTACAAGAGCCAGCGGACCACGGATTCCACGGGCGAGGATTTGCGCGAGATCCAGCCCTACGACTTCAAGCACCCCGAGCGCATCTCCAAGGACATGATGCGCTCCATGCGCACCATCCACGAGGGCCTGGCCCGGGCCATGGGCACGCACCTCTCCAGCACCATGCGCCAGATGGTGGAGATCAACCTGCTCTCCATGGATCAGGTGACCTACGCCGAGTACACCATGAGCCTGCCGGAGATGAGCTGCCTCTTCGTGCTCTCGACGGAGAAGGGCGGCGGCTCGGTGATCGTCGAACTGGCCCCGCAGTTCGTGCTCTACATGGTGGACCGCCTGCTGGGCGGCACGGGCGACGTGCTGACGGAGCCCCGCGAGATCACCGTCATCGAGCAGAACGTGATCTCGCGCATGGTCAACCAGCTGGTGCTGACCCTCAACGAAGCCTGGTCGATGATCTTCCCGATGGAGTTCGTGCGCGAGAGCTTCGAGTCCAATCCCCAGTTCGTCCAGATCGCCCCGGCCAGCGAGACCGTGGCCGTGGTCTTCTTCGAGATCCGGGTGAAGGCCTACACCTTCCCCATGAACATTTGCATCCCCTATTTCGTGCTCGAACCCGTCCTGCCCTACCTCACCCAGGGCCGGCGCCTCTCGATGGAGCGCCGGGGCGACCGCGAGCTGCAGGCCACCATCGCCCACAAGATCCTCTGCGGCCAGCTCGAACTGAAGGCCCTGCTGGGGCGCGTCGACCTGAGCCTGGAGGATTTCCTCAGCCTGCGCGAGGGCGACGTGCTGACGCTGCCCAACCGCGAGCGCGAGGAGCTGGAGCTGGAGGTGGGCGAGAAGGTGAAGTTCCTGGGTCGGCCCGGACGCATGGGGCAGCGCAAGGGCTTCCGCATCACGCGGCCCGTGGACTTGATGGAAGACCCGATCTACAACGAGAAGTGA
- the fliN gene encoding flagellar motor switch protein FliN: MADSLTPALLELLRLNEEEFAGRAGEIFRTVINLETRFTLLSVESADQALLQARFNEELVCVEAPFVKGLPGSVVFLLEKSFTARVVDYMIMGDGEVEFMPEEHLDGIVEAVNQLMGNELTELSGKIGLSLRNEVRPARLVTPAELAATYAGHLLVELEVLIDGREPVRLWKLLSPDLSAKLADMLGNLDATDDGDDGFGLPPDHSVDRPAAAPAPAPPAAAAAPHGSPPPAAPAPPRDVRQAQFTEFGPQGPASRGPLEEKFNDRGLGRVLDLRLPVVIELGRTHMLIKDIVELSPGSVIELNKLVGEPVDLFVNGKRFAQGEVVVIDENFGVRVTELVPLEQRLRQAGEA, translated from the coding sequence ATGGCTGATTCCCTGACCCCCGCGCTGCTCGAGCTCTTGAGGCTGAACGAGGAGGAGTTCGCCGGCCGCGCGGGCGAGATCTTCCGCACGGTCATCAACCTCGAGACCCGCTTCACCCTGCTGAGCGTGGAGAGCGCCGACCAGGCCCTGCTGCAGGCCCGCTTCAATGAGGAGCTGGTCTGCGTGGAGGCCCCCTTCGTCAAGGGCCTGCCCGGCAGCGTGGTCTTCCTGCTGGAGAAGTCCTTCACCGCCCGGGTCGTGGACTACATGATCATGGGCGACGGCGAAGTGGAGTTCATGCCCGAGGAGCACCTGGACGGCATCGTCGAGGCCGTCAACCAGCTCATGGGCAACGAGCTGACGGAACTCTCCGGCAAGATCGGTCTCAGCCTGCGCAACGAGGTGCGGCCGGCCCGGCTGGTCACGCCCGCCGAGTTGGCCGCCACCTACGCCGGCCATCTGCTGGTGGAGTTGGAAGTCCTGATCGACGGCCGCGAACCCGTCCGCCTCTGGAAGCTCCTCTCGCCGGACCTGTCCGCCAAGCTGGCCGACATGCTGGGCAACCTGGACGCCACGGACGACGGCGACGACGGGTTCGGCCTGCCGCCCGACCACTCGGTGGATCGTCCCGCCGCCGCCCCCGCCCCGGCCCCGCCGGCCGCCGCCGCTGCGCCGCACGGGAGTCCGCCGCCCGCCGCGCCCGCGCCGCCCCGGGACGTGCGCCAGGCCCAGTTCACCGAGTTCGGTCCCCAGGGGCCGGCTTCCCGCGGCCCGCTGGAGGAGAAGTTCAACGACCGCGGCCTGGGCCGCGTGTTGGACCTGCGTCTGCCCGTGGTGATCGAGCTCGGGCGCACGCACATGCTCATCAAGGATATCGTGGAGCTCAGCCCGGGATCGGTGATCGAGCTCAACAAGCTGGTGGGCGAGCCCGTGGATCTCTTCGTCAACGGCAAGCGCTTCGCCCAGGGCGAGGTGGTGGTCATCGACGAGAACTTCGGCGTGCGGGTGACGGAACTGGTGCCGCTGGAGCAGCGCCTGCGCCAGGCCGGGGAGGCGTGA
- a CDS encoding flagellar biosynthetic protein FliO, whose protein sequence is MAADSLALVASDGPGWLGLIFRLFLSLALLAGGLWTLRWLKARRPAGAADERPMEVLSALSLGTRRQAVLLRVSGRVLLLGLGEGGIHLLGRFNGPEADELIARAGRGPNPFHLRFFEASQRQAAGPPPGGPAA, encoded by the coding sequence ATGGCCGCGGACAGCCTGGCTCTGGTGGCGTCCGACGGTCCCGGCTGGTTGGGTCTGATCTTCCGGCTCTTCCTCAGTCTGGCCCTGCTGGCGGGCGGTCTCTGGACCCTGCGCTGGCTCAAGGCCCGCCGGCCCGCGGGCGCGGCCGACGAGCGCCCGATGGAGGTCCTCTCGGCCCTGAGCCTGGGCACGCGCCGCCAGGCCGTGCTGCTGCGCGTCTCGGGCCGCGTGCTGCTGCTGGGCCTGGGCGAGGGCGGCATCCACCTGCTGGGGCGCTTCAACGGGCCGGAGGCCGACGAGCTCATCGCCCGCGCGGGCCGCGGCCCCAATCCCTTCCACCTGCGTTTTTTCGAGGCCAGCCAGCGCCAGGCCGCCGGCCCGCCCCCGGGAGGCCCGGCCGCATGA
- the fliP gene encoding flagellar type III secretion system pore protein FliP (The bacterial flagellar biogenesis protein FliP forms a type III secretion system (T3SS)-type pore required for flagellar assembly.) — protein sequence MIPAAHPLRPGRWSLRRLSFVVAIGLTLILLLALPGLAQAPGPAGPSLSLTVGGASSPKPDFVVAIEILFLMTLLALAPAILILGTSFTRILIVLHFLRQALGTQQLPPNQVLIGLSLFLTFFIMRPSFDRMNQDALQPYLARQITQKEAIAKAQVPFKEFMLTQARTEDLALFVRLAKLERPTKPADLPITVVMPGFLISELRMGFQIGFLIYLPFLVIDLVVASVLMSMGMLMLSPIMISLPFKILLFVLVDGWNLLVRSLVEGFR from the coding sequence ATGATCCCTGCCGCGCACCCGCTTCGGCCCGGCCGCTGGTCGCTGCGCCGGCTCTCTTTTGTCGTGGCCATCGGACTGACCCTGATCCTGCTGCTGGCCCTGCCCGGGCTGGCCCAGGCGCCGGGGCCCGCGGGACCCTCGCTCTCCCTGACGGTGGGCGGCGCGTCCAGCCCCAAGCCAGACTTCGTGGTGGCCATCGAAATCCTCTTCCTGATGACCCTGCTGGCCCTGGCCCCGGCCATCCTGATCCTGGGCACCTCGTTCACGCGCATCCTCATCGTCCTGCACTTCCTGCGCCAGGCCCTGGGCACCCAGCAGTTGCCGCCCAATCAGGTGCTCATCGGGCTCAGCCTCTTCTTGACCTTCTTCATCATGCGGCCCTCCTTCGACCGCATGAACCAGGACGCCCTCCAGCCCTATCTGGCCCGGCAGATCACCCAGAAGGAGGCCATCGCCAAGGCCCAGGTCCCCTTCAAGGAATTCATGCTGACCCAGGCCCGCACGGAGGACCTAGCCCTGTTCGTGCGGCTGGCCAAGCTGGAGCGGCCCACCAAACCCGCAGACCTGCCCATCACGGTGGTGATGCCCGGCTTCCTGATCAGCGAGCTGCGGATGGGCTTCCAGATCGGCTTCCTGATTTATCTGCCCTTCCTGGTCATCGATCTGGTGGTGGCCAGCGTGCTGATGAGCATGGGCATGCTGATGCTCTCGCCCATCATGATCAGCCTGCCCTTCAAGATCCTGCTCTTCGTGCTGGTGGACGGCTGGAATCTGCTGGTGCGCTCACTGGTGGAGGGCTTCCGGTGA
- the fliQ gene encoding flagellar biosynthesis protein FliQ, translating to MSEQQVMHLMQQTLWVTLELSLPILLVGLVVGLGVGILQSVTQIHEMTLTFIPKILAVAAVFVLTLPWMMQVILTFTRDLFALSAQL from the coding sequence ATGAGCGAACAACAGGTCATGCACCTGATGCAGCAGACCTTGTGGGTGACCCTGGAGCTCAGCCTGCCCATCCTGCTGGTGGGCCTGGTGGTGGGCCTGGGCGTGGGCATCCTGCAGAGCGTGACCCAGATTCACGAGATGACCCTGACCTTCATCCCCAAGATCCTGGCCGTGGCCGCGGTCTTCGTGCTCACCCTGCCCTGGATGATGCAGGTCATCCTCACCTTCACGCGCGACCTCTTCGCCCTGAGCGCGCAGCTGTAG
- the fliR gene encoding flagellar biosynthetic protein FliR: MFFDWPVAWGEVFLLVLFRVAGIVGSMPVLSSRAVPVRMRLALALVLTVALLPAIPLAAWPLEPKGIWVLSGLIVQEVVLGLLLGFAAQMPILAMQAAGDMIGLQMGFGVAAVFDPDSGAQENLVASLLRNGALLLFLLFGGHHLVLQALADSFRTLPPGSLSLSPDLLDEGIRLTGHLLELGLRLGAPALAALLLVEVGLGLVARTVPQMNIFIVGFPLKIGLGFFMLAVTLPSMLLLFRQEIGQLGALLGRLAAP; encoded by the coding sequence ATGTTTTTCGACTGGCCCGTCGCCTGGGGCGAGGTCTTCCTCCTCGTGCTGTTCCGCGTGGCCGGCATCGTGGGCTCCATGCCCGTGCTCAGCTCGCGCGCCGTGCCCGTGCGCATGCGCCTGGCCCTGGCGCTGGTACTCACCGTGGCCCTGCTGCCCGCAATCCCGCTGGCGGCCTGGCCGCTGGAGCCCAAGGGCATCTGGGTCTTGAGCGGTCTGATCGTCCAGGAGGTGGTGCTGGGCCTGCTGCTGGGTTTCGCGGCCCAGATGCCCATCCTGGCCATGCAGGCCGCCGGCGACATGATCGGCCTGCAGATGGGCTTCGGCGTGGCCGCGGTGTTCGACCCCGACTCCGGAGCCCAGGAGAACCTGGTGGCCTCGCTGCTGCGCAACGGCGCGCTGCTGCTCTTCCTGCTCTTCGGCGGCCACCACCTGGTGCTCCAAGCGCTGGCGGACAGTTTCCGCACCCTGCCACCCGGCTCCTTGAGCCTCTCCCCCGACCTGCTGGACGAGGGGATCCGGCTGACGGGTCACCTGCTGGAATTGGGCCTGCGGCTGGGCGCCCCCGCCCTGGCGGCCCTCTTGCTGGTGGAGGTGGGGCTGGGTCTGGTGGCCCGCACGGTGCCCCAGATGAACATCTTCATCGTGGGCTTCCCCTTGAAGATCGGCCTGGGCTTCTTCATGCTGGCCGTCACCCTGCCCTCCATGCTGCTGCTCTTCCGCCAGGAGATCGGACAGCTGGGCGCGCTGCTGGGGCGCCTCGCGGCTCCCTGA